In Bacteriovorax stolpii, a single genomic region encodes these proteins:
- a CDS encoding ABC transporter substrate-binding protein gives MSTYKLYNHLFTCLFISCSVISCSPSPAKLLPVYLSTPLSGPKDKGQRIFNAAQMYVADHPEQKLELHAADSKSDEKLSAQQTVSFLKKKDPKLVFGPPGSSIADEVIELTKSLKPEEKKNLFFLNQVVASPKMNLALPTINVFFQTEDYLSGVVDFLLTKGKKPRKAHIIRLTNVPYLDEVAEFARKDLSARSIAIGLDIATPQEGTPELAEKWKKADIKKEDWVFLITHNIPVTFKSLQDDKIFSAMTKIITYGKAQSSVANHPWLYKNSWQAMFWHPDLEYKNSGALSNCAFETKFEKQFHYKPDFHSAFMYSMFEAAAALDFKNPFLKEEGLVGLPPIPTLTGEVQWNEKGLRLSLKPILYYQGESASEIYLPPAVKKVCDSPRYLSGAKVKLWDSPSLGLNLRTWEKSIKGNSRFIPVQLWDGNDWDGSETLSMENSNDKSFNHTNSRGHTYSKEILGAQQWYHPKVKRSFLVYKRISPKTSKIEAKTQLFTLTDDSQGLGRVFDTREGNYYAFDEVKFPLGWWKVGEEKTFKHSRWYQGDVNPREFTSKIKILELNFNYKGVPHSLKYDLTIYDENHKMITHNVYIYSPNQANVLTLNLINQYR, from the coding sequence ATGAGTACATACAAACTATACAATCACTTATTCACTTGTCTGTTCATTTCATGCTCTGTGATTTCATGTTCTCCTTCTCCTGCTAAATTACTGCCTGTTTATTTATCGACACCTCTTTCTGGCCCAAAGGATAAAGGACAGCGAATTTTTAATGCAGCTCAAATGTATGTGGCTGATCATCCTGAGCAAAAATTAGAACTGCATGCTGCAGATTCAAAGTCAGATGAAAAACTAAGTGCACAACAAACCGTTAGCTTTCTTAAAAAGAAGGATCCCAAATTAGTTTTTGGACCTCCTGGCTCTTCAATTGCTGATGAAGTGATCGAACTTACAAAAAGTCTTAAACCGGAAGAAAAGAAAAATCTTTTCTTTCTTAATCAAGTCGTCGCTTCTCCTAAAATGAATCTTGCCCTTCCAACGATTAATGTGTTTTTTCAAACGGAAGATTACTTATCAGGGGTTGTAGATTTTCTTTTAACAAAAGGAAAGAAGCCGCGCAAGGCCCATATCATTCGCCTGACGAATGTTCCTTACTTAGACGAAGTCGCTGAATTTGCCAGAAAGGATTTAAGTGCAAGATCTATTGCCATTGGTTTAGATATCGCTACACCTCAAGAAGGCACGCCAGAGTTAGCCGAAAAATGGAAAAAGGCCGACATAAAAAAAGAAGATTGGGTTTTTCTTATCACACACAATATCCCAGTCACTTTTAAATCTCTTCAAGACGATAAAATCTTTTCAGCAATGACCAAAATCATCACTTATGGAAAAGCTCAATCATCAGTGGCCAATCATCCATGGCTCTATAAAAATAGTTGGCAAGCGATGTTCTGGCATCCAGATCTAGAATATAAAAACAGTGGGGCCCTATCAAATTGTGCCTTTGAGACAAAGTTTGAAAAACAATTTCATTACAAACCTGATTTTCACTCTGCCTTCATGTACTCAATGTTCGAAGCAGCAGCTGCTTTAGATTTTAAGAACCCTTTTTTAAAAGAAGAAGGCTTAGTTGGACTTCCTCCCATCCCTACCCTGACCGGTGAAGTGCAATGGAATGAAAAAGGACTAAGACTTTCACTCAAACCAATTCTTTATTACCAAGGTGAATCAGCTAGTGAAATTTACCTCCCACCTGCCGTTAAGAAGGTTTGTGATTCCCCACGCTACTTAAGTGGAGCTAAAGTTAAATTATGGGATTCTCCTTCTCTTGGATTAAACTTACGTACTTGGGAGAAATCAATCAAAGGCAATTCGCGATTCATTCCTGTGCAACTTTGGGATGGAAACGATTGGGATGGAAGTGAAACTCTTTCAATGGAAAATAGCAATGATAAAAGTTTTAATCATACCAATAGCCGAGGACACACTTACAGCAAAGAAATTCTAGGTGCGCAACAATGGTATCATCCAAAAGTTAAACGCTCATTTCTTGTTTATAAGAGAATCTCTCCAAAGACTTCAAAGATTGAAGCTAAAACTCAGCTCTTTACTCTGACTGATGACTCTCAAGGTCTTGGACGAGTCTTTGATACGCGCGAAGGAAATTATTATGCTTTTGATGAAGTTAAATTTCCTTTGGGTTGGTGGAAAGTTGGTGAAGAAAAAACTTTTAAACATTCCCGCTGGTATCAGGGAGATGTAAACCCTCGAGAGTTTACTTCTAAAATCAAAATACTGGAGCTCAACTTTAATTACAAAGGAGTTCCTCACTCATTGAAGTATGACCTTACAATCTATGATGAAAATCATAAAATGATTACTCATAACGTCTATATTTATAGCCCTAACCAAGCTAACGTTTTAACACTAAATCTTATCAATCAATATCGATGA
- a CDS encoding pseudouridine synthase, translated as MTKSKTKKAALAKAKIAETANEINVRLQKFIADCGVTSRRKAEMMIREGRVTVNGEVVTELGTKVDPYNDVVMVDGALADLNAVEPIYLMLHKPRGYVTTLNDPEGRETVMDLVKEIPERIYPVGRLDYLSEGLLLMTNDGEFANMVMHPKYNVTKVYEVKVFGSVTETILNKLKAGAYLDEGLVKPTSVRVIKQLPTKTWIEFRLNEGKNREIRRLCEAVGLTVDKLKRLAIGNLSVEGVAPGKFRVMSKEQMLGFIGINEDGSMRKVLNQEGFISAKKTIDLKKKRPQPGTVADDEAFKKFRRETYFDSLKQIAEQKAKVSEKIQSLSDQVYVEEQKSYVERRKKVDAVKAIIKNNNLKKTSFRVPKDQR; from the coding sequence ATGACTAAGTCAAAGACTAAAAAAGCCGCGCTCGCAAAAGCAAAAATCGCAGAAACAGCTAACGAAATAAATGTACGCCTTCAGAAATTTATCGCTGATTGTGGAGTTACGTCTCGTCGTAAAGCAGAAATGATGATCCGTGAAGGACGTGTCACTGTTAACGGTGAAGTTGTGACGGAGCTTGGAACGAAAGTAGATCCATATAATGATGTTGTTATGGTTGATGGTGCTCTTGCAGATCTAAATGCAGTTGAGCCGATCTATTTAATGCTTCATAAGCCAAGAGGTTATGTAACCACTCTAAACGATCCGGAAGGACGTGAGACAGTTATGGACCTGGTAAAAGAAATCCCAGAAAGAATTTATCCAGTAGGTCGTCTCGATTACCTTTCAGAAGGTCTTCTTCTTATGACCAACGATGGTGAGTTCGCCAACATGGTAATGCACCCGAAATACAACGTAACAAAAGTTTACGAAGTAAAAGTATTCGGATCAGTCACTGAAACAATTCTAAACAAACTTAAGGCCGGAGCTTACCTTGATGAAGGTCTAGTGAAGCCGACTTCAGTTCGTGTTATTAAGCAGCTTCCAACTAAGACATGGATTGAATTCCGTCTTAACGAAGGAAAAAACAGAGAGATCAGACGTCTATGTGAAGCCGTAGGTCTGACAGTAGATAAGCTTAAGCGTCTTGCTATCGGTAACCTTTCAGTCGAAGGTGTTGCTCCAGGGAAATTCCGCGTAATGAGCAAAGAGCAAATGCTTGGGTTCATCGGAATCAATGAAGATGGTTCAATGAGAAAAGTGTTGAATCAAGAAGGGTTCATCTCTGCTAAGAAGACAATCGATCTTAAGAAGAAACGTCCTCAGCCAGGTACTGTTGCTGATGATGAGGCATTCAAGAAGTTCAGAAGAGAGACATACTTCGACTCTCTAAAACAAATTGCTGAACAGAAAGCAAAAGTTTCTGAAAAAATCCAGTCACTATCTGACCAGGTTTACGTTGAAGAGCAAAAATCATACGTAGAAAGAAGAAAGAAAGTTGATGCGGTTAAGGCGATCATTAAAAATAACAACCTGAAGAAAACCAGCTTCAGAGTTCCAAAAGATCAAAGATAA
- the scpB gene encoding SMC-Scp complex subunit ScpB: MDNVNNNSDVHMDDIELPAKFPSEEDLELPVFEMAELDENIEISAAATEVKSEIENEIIDESFSDSIVSDEVLWQARTGLNSDTLCGAIETIIFMSDKPVSIQKIKSLIDAEMPLKVVHEALQRLQAEYEQKHHGLRLLEVAEGYQYRTKATYSKYVQDIFKINSLVLSPTALEVLAIIAYKQPCSKVEVDKIRGVDSGHIVRALMDKRLVKVTGRSDELGRPVLYGTTPEFLEVFNLPDLAALPPEHELDEMSRASSVGKIADIKTLVNDGADKARFKFDEIEELDMLSESIKNISSETDFTASLKVEEKKRMSEDGAEVKSAFDLLEEFVNKRLISEQNKQAIESLLTTNVIDPRIIDDLEAGPFNVPQEDEEEFQMIDLDTGLPIEYDAEFDGEIDENGNYESGLDESEFDIIVDLDFDKEESEEEALSKALDAAFENLTGESLDSRLSDEEFAFGGELEERSQSIDDITNGMIEKAQDLDLDLSFLKDPSAENDDSDDRSQD, encoded by the coding sequence ATGGATAACGTTAACAATAATTCAGACGTACACATGGATGATATTGAACTTCCAGCTAAGTTTCCTTCTGAGGAAGATTTAGAACTGCCGGTTTTCGAAATGGCCGAACTGGATGAGAACATTGAGATCTCTGCTGCTGCAACAGAAGTTAAAAGTGAAATCGAAAATGAGATCATTGATGAGAGCTTCTCTGATAGCATCGTCTCAGATGAAGTCCTATGGCAGGCACGTACTGGTTTAAACTCAGACACTCTTTGTGGTGCTATCGAAACAATTATTTTCATGAGTGATAAGCCTGTTTCAATCCAAAAGATTAAGTCGCTAATCGACGCTGAAATGCCGCTTAAAGTAGTTCACGAAGCTCTGCAAAGACTTCAAGCTGAATACGAGCAAAAACACCATGGTCTTCGCCTTCTTGAAGTAGCTGAAGGATACCAATACCGTACAAAAGCGACGTACTCTAAGTACGTGCAAGATATTTTCAAAATCAACTCACTGGTTCTTTCTCCAACTGCGCTGGAAGTTTTAGCGATCATCGCTTACAAGCAACCATGTTCAAAAGTTGAAGTCGATAAGATCAGAGGAGTAGATAGCGGACACATCGTTCGTGCCCTTATGGATAAACGTTTAGTAAAAGTAACTGGTAGATCAGATGAATTAGGTCGCCCGGTTCTTTACGGAACAACTCCAGAGTTCCTGGAAGTGTTTAACCTTCCGGATCTGGCAGCTCTTCCACCTGAGCATGAGCTTGATGAAATGTCTCGTGCTTCTTCAGTTGGTAAAATCGCTGATATCAAAACTCTGGTTAATGACGGGGCCGATAAAGCGAGATTCAAGTTCGACGAAATCGAAGAGCTTGATATGCTTTCTGAGTCTATTAAAAACATCTCAAGTGAAACTGATTTCACAGCTTCACTTAAAGTTGAAGAAAAGAAACGTATGTCAGAAGACGGAGCTGAGGTTAAATCTGCTTTTGATCTTCTTGAAGAGTTTGTTAACAAGAGACTTATTTCTGAACAAAACAAGCAGGCGATCGAATCTCTTCTTACAACTAACGTAATCGATCCAAGAATCATCGACGACCTTGAAGCTGGACCTTTCAACGTTCCTCAAGAGGACGAAGAAGAGTTCCAAATGATCGACCTTGATACGGGACTACCTATCGAGTACGACGCTGAATTCGACGGCGAAATTGATGAAAACGGAAACTATGAAAGTGGTCTTGATGAGAGCGAATTCGATATCATCGTAGACCTGGATTTCGATAAAGAAGAAAGCGAAGAAGAGGCCCTTTCAAAGGCCCTTGATGCAGCTTTTGAAAACCTGACAGGTGAATCACTTGATAGCCGCCTTTCAGACGAAGAGTTTGCTTTCGGTGGAGAGCTTGAAGAAAGAAGCCAAAGCATTGATGACATCACTAATGGCATGATTGAAAAGGCCCAGGATTTAGACCTAGACCTGTCTTTCTTAAAAGACCCAAGTGCTGAAAATGACGATTCAGACGATCGTTCTCAAGACTAA
- a CDS encoding TauD/TfdA dioxygenase family protein: MSTLKFNALTVLNAGEKSDEELLHYASSLSDKEGDLKNKILHWEFGPIMNMKFDENASNYLFSAEEVPLHWDGAFYKEPSHLLFYCVESLGVGGETIFVNTEALWNDLTTEEKLECESITLKYFTEKKAHYGGEINVPLVQKHPVSGRTILRLAERVETSLNPVGLQIESSRGIDTTAFYKKMCEKLYDPKYLYEHSWQKGDLVVCDNFTFLHGRRALKSNLKRSFKRIQIL; this comes from the coding sequence ATGTCTACTTTGAAGTTTAATGCCCTTACAGTGCTAAATGCGGGGGAAAAGAGTGATGAAGAGCTTCTTCATTACGCTTCTTCTTTAAGTGATAAAGAAGGGGATCTAAAGAACAAGATTCTTCATTGGGAGTTTGGTCCCATTATGAATATGAAGTTTGATGAGAATGCCTCGAATTACCTATTTTCAGCAGAGGAAGTTCCTCTCCATTGGGATGGCGCTTTTTATAAAGAGCCTTCACATTTACTTTTTTATTGCGTGGAAAGTCTTGGCGTTGGTGGAGAAACTATCTTTGTAAACACTGAAGCTCTTTGGAATGATTTAACGACTGAAGAAAAATTAGAATGCGAAAGCATTACCTTAAAGTATTTCACGGAAAAAAAGGCCCACTATGGGGGAGAGATTAATGTTCCTCTGGTGCAAAAGCATCCCGTGAGTGGCAGGACGATATTACGCCTGGCCGAAAGAGTCGAGACCTCGCTTAATCCGGTAGGGCTACAGATTGAAAGTAGTCGCGGGATTGATACGACGGCTTTTTATAAAAAGATGTGCGAGAAACTCTACGATCCTAAGTATCTCTACGAACATTCATGGCAAAAAGGTGATCTCGTGGTTTGTGACAATTTCACCTTTTTACATGGGCGAAGAGCATTGAAGAGTAATTTAAAACGTAGCTTTAAAAGAATTCAAATTTTGTAG
- a CDS encoding nucleotide disphospho-sugar-binding domain-containing protein — translation MKAIYYNIFGVGHIRPTLPLVSELCRRGVEIIYHSSPSRQDLIEGTGAKFKNYGRDDYSANDYNPNKNFVLQNLPAARGLLPFLQDEIEKVRPDFLLYDSMAPWGYILGRIYNIPAFCTVTTLAFTPEEIQMAFSQNHIEIDQVNEDAIAFFKSNFQLNISLEHALGAYGDHNIVFTTKSFNTPLNYSGKDFFFTGPQILPQEKLESKYLPAKNQKMIVMSFGTIVLKERPELLHHFIELIKEYKDSTDTKLVLAVGNSQNVELVKDHFPSLSGHIIVEEFIPQQALLKIADIFINHGGMNSINEALYYKVPQIIIPIVNDHFINAAQVEKLSLGVQVLSQRSYSLKTIVESTYVNPIIRKTLLTQGPSLTNGVHKIIQFIENKLYFSNS, via the coding sequence ATGAAGGCCATCTATTATAACATTTTTGGAGTTGGGCACATCAGACCAACTCTCCCGCTTGTCTCAGAGCTTTGCCGCCGTGGTGTCGAGATTATTTATCACTCCTCTCCTTCACGTCAGGATCTCATCGAGGGAACTGGTGCAAAATTTAAAAATTATGGCAGAGATGATTACTCCGCCAACGACTACAATCCTAACAAGAACTTTGTGCTTCAGAACCTTCCTGCGGCCAGAGGACTTCTGCCCTTCCTTCAAGATGAAATAGAGAAAGTTCGTCCCGACTTTCTTCTTTATGATTCTATGGCACCTTGGGGGTATATTTTAGGACGAATCTACAATATCCCCGCCTTCTGCACAGTGACCACTCTTGCTTTTACGCCCGAAGAAATTCAAATGGCCTTTTCTCAAAATCATATAGAGATAGATCAGGTCAATGAAGATGCCATTGCGTTTTTTAAATCTAACTTTCAATTGAACATTTCGCTTGAACACGCCCTGGGGGCCTATGGTGATCATAATATTGTCTTCACCACGAAGAGCTTCAACACTCCGCTAAACTATTCAGGCAAAGACTTCTTTTTCACCGGCCCCCAAATACTCCCCCAGGAAAAACTCGAGTCAAAATACCTGCCTGCTAAAAACCAAAAAATGATCGTCATGTCGTTTGGGACAATTGTTTTGAAAGAGAGACCAGAGCTCCTTCATCACTTCATTGAACTTATTAAAGAATATAAAGACAGCACTGACACTAAATTGGTCTTAGCAGTTGGCAACTCTCAAAATGTAGAGCTTGTAAAAGATCATTTCCCATCACTTTCCGGGCATATCATCGTTGAAGAATTTATTCCTCAACAGGCACTTTTAAAGATTGCAGACATTTTTATCAATCACGGAGGAATGAACAGTATTAATGAAGCTCTCTACTATAAGGTTCCTCAAATCATTATCCCTATAGTGAACGATCACTTTATCAATGCCGCTCAGGTTGAAAAGCTATCACTTGGAGTCCAGGTTTTATCGCAAAGATCGTATTCCTTAAAAACAATAGTCGAAAGCACTTACGTGAATCCTATCATTCGTAAAACTCTTCTTACTCAAGGGCCCTCCTTGACTAACGGGGTCCACAAAATCATTCAATTTATCGAGAATAAACTCTATTTTTCTAATTCTTAA
- a CDS encoding HAD family hydrolase has translation MNKTIKLLIFDLDGTLVDSHRDILNAVNKTMEHFNAPPVSASEAKSFIGSGIFNFIIQRLSEEGIGDFDRASEVYRKNYAKCMLENTSVYEGVFEMLDRFSDYKKVVLTNKSNEFVGTILEELGLSNYFLNFYGKETFEKHKPDPLPIFKISSEFNVSTEDILIIGDSEADILAGKNANIQTVGVSYGYGNPFRLKEIQADYIIDHPNELVTILN, from the coding sequence ATGAATAAAACAATTAAGCTCCTTATTTTTGACCTGGATGGAACTTTGGTGGACTCACATCGGGATATCTTAAATGCGGTTAATAAAACGATGGAGCATTTTAATGCTCCTCCGGTTTCAGCGAGCGAGGCCAAGAGTTTTATCGGGAGTGGGATTTTTAATTTTATTATTCAAAGATTATCAGAGGAGGGAATAGGGGATTTTGATAGAGCGTCTGAGGTTTATAGAAAGAATTATGCTAAGTGCATGCTAGAGAACACTTCTGTTTATGAAGGTGTTTTTGAAATGCTTGATAGGTTTTCTGATTATAAAAAAGTTGTTTTGACGAATAAATCAAATGAATTTGTCGGGACGATTCTAGAAGAGCTTGGGCTTAGCAATTACTTTTTGAATTTTTATGGAAAGGAGACATTTGAAAAACATAAACCTGATCCTCTTCCTATTTTTAAAATCTCTAGTGAGTTTAATGTCTCAACAGAAGACATTTTAATAATTGGTGACTCAGAAGCCGATATATTGGCCGGGAAAAATGCCAATATACAAACTGTTGGAGTGAGCTACGGCTATGGAAATCCATTCAGGCTAAAAGAGATACAGGCAGACTATATCATTGATCACCCAAATGAACTGGTGACTATTCTTAATTAG
- a CDS encoding L-tyrosine/L-tryptophan isonitrile synthase family protein, giving the protein MEAAKNEALIDNKEALAVIYKAVLELSNHDDLSDIQYADVPILKKATEQFFENVPLTFLLPAFPAKSPSTAKTSGIHPDLGEVLALKSLDEMCKKISSVYAPGARVVICSDGRVFSDVVSVPDAHIDEYGEWIENIIREFKLSHLSTFSMDDLYPDTKGDLLRERLVWRYAKSTDEIRFLVINDDNYRALFNGVHKFMMEDHGGLAENKTLSKNQLSKKTKLLTYELIRRSDAWSELLTDQFGDVLRLSIHAYPINHSKFGVKLLSSSDKWATPWHNVTVKVDGAFQLMHKSKALELGATEKRLGGKYVYFEV; this is encoded by the coding sequence ATGGAAGCAGCAAAAAATGAAGCACTTATAGATAATAAAGAAGCTTTAGCCGTGATTTATAAGGCCGTCTTAGAGTTATCTAATCACGATGATTTAAGTGATATTCAGTATGCTGACGTTCCTATTCTTAAGAAAGCAACGGAGCAGTTTTTTGAAAATGTGCCTTTGACCTTTTTATTGCCTGCCTTTCCAGCAAAAAGTCCAAGTACAGCAAAGACTTCGGGCATTCATCCTGATTTGGGTGAAGTATTGGCCCTCAAGAGCCTGGATGAAATGTGTAAAAAAATATCAAGCGTTTACGCTCCAGGTGCCCGTGTCGTGATCTGTTCAGATGGAAGAGTTTTTAGTGATGTTGTCTCTGTGCCCGATGCTCATATTGATGAGTATGGAGAGTGGATTGAGAATATTATCAGAGAGTTTAAGCTTTCTCATCTTTCGACATTTTCTATGGACGACTTGTACCCGGATACAAAGGGGGATCTTCTGCGCGAAAGACTGGTTTGGCGATATGCCAAGTCTACAGATGAAATCAGGTTTTTGGTCATTAATGATGACAATTACAGAGCGCTCTTTAATGGGGTCCATAAATTTATGATGGAAGATCACGGGGGGCTTGCTGAAAATAAAACACTTTCAAAAAACCAACTGAGCAAAAAAACAAAACTTTTAACATACGAATTGATCCGAAGATCTGATGCCTGGTCAGAGCTTTTAACAGATCAGTTTGGAGATGTTCTGCGCTTGTCAATTCACGCTTACCCAATCAATCACTCAAAATTTGGAGTGAAGCTCTTATCGTCATCAGATAAATGGGCGACTCCCTGGCATAACGTGACAGTGAAAGTAGATGGTGCTTTTCAGTTGATGCATAAATCAAAGGCACTAGAGCTTGGAGCTACAGAAAAAAGACTTGGAGGTAAGTATGTCTACTTTGAAGTTTAA
- a CDS encoding LysR family transcriptional regulator — translation MSVTFKDLENFVTVANSKTLSEASEKLEMAQPSLSLAIKKLEGELGIPLFIRGRQGIKLTPQGRMILPEAKNALKTLFKIKGNPVNLAFKIGCHPSVGMFLLGRFLKSMNQFASNVDLQIINESSMEINKKVASGEVDFGLVMNPLPIPGLITKLIGEDEVAVFESKKLYRKRLIYNPELIQSQAIISKWKHAPTERIEVSNLELLANLVDSGAGIGIIPSQVVLAQRCDLKKVPNTPTYKDKLALVCYPEILKSNEGKMIFEELKKSFIPV, via the coding sequence ATGTCGGTAACATTCAAAGATTTAGAAAATTTTGTCACAGTCGCTAATTCCAAAACTCTTTCAGAAGCCTCTGAAAAGCTTGAAATGGCACAACCTTCTCTTTCTCTGGCCATTAAAAAGCTTGAAGGAGAATTGGGAATTCCTCTTTTTATCAGAGGACGACAAGGAATAAAGCTAACTCCTCAGGGAAGAATGATCTTACCTGAGGCCAAAAATGCCTTAAAAACACTTTTCAAGATTAAGGGGAACCCTGTCAATCTAGCATTTAAGATCGGCTGCCATCCCTCAGTTGGAATGTTTTTGTTGGGACGATTTTTGAAATCAATGAACCAGTTTGCTTCTAACGTTGACCTGCAAATTATCAATGAATCCTCAATGGAAATTAATAAAAAAGTGGCTTCTGGTGAAGTTGATTTTGGTTTGGTTATGAACCCGCTCCCTATCCCTGGATTAATTACAAAACTAATCGGTGAAGATGAAGTGGCGGTTTTTGAATCTAAAAAGCTCTACCGCAAAAGACTCATTTATAACCCGGAATTAATCCAATCCCAGGCCATCATATCTAAATGGAAGCATGCTCCTACCGAAAGAATCGAAGTCTCAAACCTTGAGCTTCTTGCCAACCTGGTTGATTCAGGCGCAGGCATTGGAATTATTCCTTCACAAGTCGTCCTGGCCCAAAGATGTGATTTAAAGAAAGTTCCTAATACTCCCACTTACAAAGACAAGCTGGCGCTGGTTTGTTACCCGGAAATCCTTAAGTCCAATGAAGGGAAAATGATCTTCGAGGAGCTAAAGAAGTCTTTTATCCCTGTGTAG
- a CDS encoding cytochrome P450: MQTASGQSFLDFKKESNLKTFPQDFSNYITSFGDTYFWSKGNFHVVTRAADARMVLTSPEFSADRGGFFISRMPEMDLSLIQDFFGIVQKMMVMSDDKDHSARRKIAARGFEDHIIDRFAKTVEETVKRIVKNVKNKESFEFVEALSKELPSTVLADLFGLPEEDRSEFFNSANIMTGFFGGATSYFNEDGIRVNNAAKSLKEYFQKLIVERRGSNGQDYVSILLKAQPMTGMSDDELISQLIMMFVAGQVTTTDQINNMMFLLAANPQIQKELKADPTLINNALEELKRIDPAVTFIFRVARAHTKIGEQPINPGDVIFISNHAVNRDLPTEDRAHEIDIRREVSHFAYGHGPHYCLGAKLGRLEIRLLFEEILRELPLLVLDESQKSSRDHYSLSFSGFHSLFLKPAIE; encoded by the coding sequence ATGCAAACGGCGAGCGGACAATCATTTTTGGACTTTAAGAAAGAATCTAACTTAAAAACTTTCCCACAGGATTTTTCTAACTATATAACATCGTTTGGTGACACGTATTTCTGGTCGAAAGGAAATTTTCATGTTGTCACTCGTGCCGCTGACGCGAGAATGGTTTTAACATCACCAGAATTTAGTGCAGACAGAGGCGGTTTTTTCATTTCGCGTATGCCGGAAATGGACCTTTCCCTTATCCAGGACTTTTTTGGAATTGTTCAAAAGATGATGGTTATGAGTGATGACAAAGACCATTCTGCAAGAAGAAAAATTGCGGCAAGAGGTTTTGAAGATCATATCATTGACCGTTTTGCCAAAACGGTTGAAGAAACCGTTAAGCGAATTGTAAAAAATGTAAAAAATAAAGAATCCTTTGAATTTGTTGAGGCCTTAAGTAAAGAACTTCCATCGACAGTTTTGGCAGATTTATTTGGGCTTCCCGAGGAAGACAGGTCCGAGTTTTTCAATTCGGCCAATATCATGACTGGATTCTTTGGAGGAGCAACAAGCTACTTTAATGAAGATGGAATTCGAGTTAACAATGCAGCGAAATCGCTAAAAGAGTATTTTCAAAAGTTGATTGTAGAAAGAAGAGGAAGTAATGGGCAAGACTATGTTTCCATCCTGCTTAAGGCTCAACCGATGACAGGAATGAGCGATGATGAATTGATTTCTCAACTCATTATGATGTTTGTTGCAGGACAGGTAACGACTACAGATCAAATTAACAATATGATGTTTCTTTTAGCCGCAAATCCTCAAATACAAAAGGAGCTTAAAGCCGACCCTACTTTGATTAATAATGCTTTAGAAGAATTAAAGCGAATTGATCCTGCAGTGACCTTTATTTTCAGGGTGGCGCGAGCGCATACAAAAATAGGGGAGCAACCTATCAACCCTGGAGATGTCATTTTTATCTCTAATCATGCGGTCAATAGGGATTTGCCAACTGAAGACAGGGCACATGAAATTGATATCAGAAGAGAAGTCAGTCACTTTGCTTATGGACATGGGCCTCACTATTGTTTAGGCGCAAAGCTTGGGAGATTGGAAATTCGTCTGCTTTTTGAAGAGATTTTAAGAGAGCTTCCGTTACTGGTTCTGGATGAATCTCAAAAAAGTAGCAGAGATCATTACTCTCTTTCTTTTTCTGGTTTTCACTCGCTATTTTTGAAGCCGGCCATTGAGTAG